In the Aristaeella hokkaidonensis genome, GGCAGCTTCCTGGGCGAAAGAATGAAGTACGCGGTTCCGAAGCTCCTCTACCGTATGGAGTACAGGATGAAGAACCCGCCTGGCAGATTTGCGGTCTTCCTCCGCGAAAAAGGAGATATCATACAGTTTTTCCGCATCCACGTCGCTGCAGTCAGGTTCAAAAAGACAACGGGAAGGAAGGCCTGCGAGATCTTTCTCGCAGGCCTCCAATTGATCTGCCCGCAGAACGCTCATGGTCTTGTCAGCCCAGTGAAGGGAGCGGGTATTGGTTTGCCTCAGCATTGAGGTTGGATTCCTTTCAAATTACAGTTTGATGATCCAGCCGAATTTGTCTTCCAGACGCCCGTACTGAATCCCGGTGAGTGTATCATACAGGCTCTGGGCGACCTTGCCGATTCCGCCATCACCGATGGTGATCTTTTCATCCTTCATGGCCAGGGTGCCGACGGGGCTGATGACCGCGGCTGTACCGGTGCCGAAGGCTTCGGTCAGCTTGCCGGACTTTGCGTCCGCGAAGATTTCATTGATATCCAGACGCTCTTCCTCGGCTTCATAACCCATGGAGCGGGCAAGCGTCAGCACGCTGTCGCGGGTGATACCGGGGAGAATGGAACCGTTCAGCTTGGGGGTAACAATCTTGTTGCCATAGGCAAACATCATGTTCATGGAGCCGACTTCCTCAACGTACTTCTGCTCCACACCATCCAGCCACAGCACCTGGGAGAAACCCTTCTTCTCGGCAACGTCACCGGCGAGAATGGAGGCTGCGTAGTTACCGGCGCACTTGGTAAAGCCAACGCCGCCGCGAACCGCACGCACGTATGCATCTTCAACATAGATACTGACGGGCTTCAGGCCTTCTTTATAGTAGGCACCCACGGGGCTGAGGATGATATAGAACAGATACTTTTTGGAAGCATGCACACCCAGGCCGACATCCATGGAGATCATGGTGGGGCGAATGTAGAGGGAAGTGCCGTCCAGGTGCGGAACCCAGGCTTCCTCAATACGAACCAGCTGCTTCAGGCCTTCCAGGGCAGTTTCCTCATCCAGAGCGGGCATGCCCATGCGCTCTGCGCTGCGGGTCATGCGGGCGAGGTTGGCCTGGGGACGGAAGAGCTGCAGGCCGCCGTCAGCACGACGATAGCATTTGGTTCCTTCAAAAATGGCCTGGCCGTAATGGAGAACCATGGCGGCAGGATCCAGCGCAAAATCAGCGTAGGGTACGATGCGGGCGTTGTTCCAGCCGACACCCTGTTCATAGTCCATGAGGAACATATGGTCGGTAAAAATCCGGCCGAAACCGAGGGCAGACTCGTCCGCGGGTTTCTGTTTGAGATTCTGTGAAAGCGTTACTTTGATGTCCAGCATGTCAGTTCCTTCTTTCCCATAAAATGATTGGAGATATTATACGCCCGGCAGACCAAAAATGAATGGACTTTTTCTGTACTGATTACAGTTCATCCAGAATGTCGTCCAGGGCAATGGGGAAGGTAATAAGATCTGTTCCTTCCGGTACCTCGTCCAGAATATCATAAGGCTGCAGATAGAAAACAGGATCGCCGTTTTCATCCAGATAGAAATCTTCAGAAGGGAAGAAGAATGATTCCAGATCTTCTTCTGACAGGTTGCTGCTGTCAATGATGTCATCATTCTCTTCGATTATGCTCCAGACCATCTGCCGTACCAGCGTTTCTGCTTTCTCTGTCTGGTACTCCTGAAGCCATTCATCGTTTTCAGCAGGGGAAAGGATCCCGAGCAGCATAGGCAGTGAATAGGTGGATCCGTTTATACCGTTTTTCCTGGAAAAGACGTGCCCTTTCCACGTAACCTGTGAATGATCCGGAATATTTTTTTCTGTACGAATCAGCACGGAGAAATAGTCATCATTGTTACAGGTGACCGTATAATCAATCTTTGTTGAAGTATCGCTGCCCACATAGGCGTCCTGGATCATGGGGACAATAAACTCATTCTCGTAGTCCAGCAGTTCAGAGAAGAATACATTGATCCCCATGCCGCCTTCTGCGTTTTCATCCACATGGGGATAACGGTAGCTGTAGGAGAAAATGCCCGCAGAAGGATCTGACTCATCATAAGGAATAACAATATCTTCTGCATAATCATCCAGCATGGGAAGCGGATCTGCCAGAACGGGGAACGCTGACAGGACAAGGATCAGCAGTAACGAAAGAAAACGCTTCATCAGAACAGCTCCTGTCTTATTTAATATAGCTGTAACGGGCGATCAGTACAGGCATGTTGTCATAAACACCGGAAACATCCGCGAAAATCCGGTAATATTTTCCTTTCTCCCAATGGAACTTGGACTGTTCCGGACATTCAACAACCACAGGCTGGGACTTTCCATCCTCACTGGTGTTAATCACGACCCGCAGCGGTTTCTCATTGATGATATCCTTGACAGTTCCCATGACCACATAGATCTGGTGCTTGTCAGCACGGACCTTGATGTTGTTGAGCAGTTCGGAATAACCTTCAGGAGAGAGTGACCAGGCTTTCGGAGTATATTCCTCCGGCCGGGGAACATAATACACCTTGTGGTTGACAACAGAGGTTCTCATACCTTCCCGTGAAGAGGTGATGGTGATGGTGTTTTCGCCTACTTCTTTAAAAATGGCAATGAAGGAGAATTTTCCGGTGGTGTCCAGCTCAGTAATATCGAAGTCAGAATAATCTGAAAGGATATGAACCTCGGAGCCGGGCAAAGTGGTTGCGGTTACCCTCATCACATTTTTGTCCGTGCTGCCGATGGTGCCGACGGCCAGGTCAAGCGGGATTTCCTGCTTTTCACGGTAAAGGGTTACATTGATTGTGTTTTCACGGCAGTAACGGGAACGGACTTTAATGACATAAGGATTGATGCCGATGGGCTGTACCGTGGCATTGTATACCACTTCACCGGTTTCATCATTGACGATATCCGAGTAATCCTGATCATTGATTGTGATGCGGGAATCGGGCCGGACAGTGAACTTAATAGAGTACATAGTAGTGGAGACTTCTTTGTACAGACCTTCCGGTGATTCCAGGGAAATCGGACTGATGGGAATGGTGATCGGGTAGGTGATCAGCGGCAGCGGCGTCTGCTTGCCGGAGGCTGTTTTCAGGAAAGGCGTCATGGTGACGTCCATGGTCTCCTCAAGGGCACCTTCCAGGTTGTCATACCAGGTATGATCCGCCACCACGATGGTTGCAAAGCCATCCATGACAACATAGCTGGCGTGCAGCTCACGGACATAGATGGTAGTGCCTTCCTCGCCCGGGATCAGAATTGTGTGGGCGGGCAGGTCATCAAGCAACGATGCGGTGATGATAGCATCTTTGTTGTAATCGGGCCGATCCTGACTGGCCAGGTAGCGGTATCCGAAGTATCCGCCTGCGCCCAACAGGGCGACAACCAGCAGCATAAGCAGTATTTTCAGGATTCCCTTTTTCTTTTCCGGAGCAGGGGCTATGTTTTTACTCAGTGGTCCGGCCAGGTGCCAGGAACCGGTTCCCTGGCTGTAGCCATATCCGCCGGCAGGAACGGGATCGTAGGTGTGGCTTTCCACAAAAGCCCCGTTTTCGTCCATAAAACGGACACGATTCCAGATTTCAGACTGTTCACGGCGGGCTTTTTCATTGCGGGAAACAGGCTGCACCCGGATTGCAGTCACAGGTTCTTCAACCCGTCGCACCCGACGGGTATATTCTGATGAATCATCCGTGACAATGACTTCGGGTTCCGGACGTGAAGCTGTTTTTTTGCTCAGACGGCGCTGACGCTCGGCACCTTCATGCTTGCGCTTTTTCAGTTCCTGCATTTCACCGGCAAGCTGATCACGGGCATCAGGGGTGGAATCCACCTGACCGAATTCATCGGCACGCAAATACGCCGTGGAAGGACCGCTGTCCTTCAGCGTATTCTTCCACTGTAATTTTGAGGCTCCGTCAATATTCAGCGGCGCGCCGCATTTTATACAGTGAGGCATGGATGCGCGGTTCCATTGACCGCATTCAGGACATTTCATGGCATTCTCCTAAAGATTAAAAGTCATCATCGTCCTCATCATCCGCGACAAGGAAGCTGTTCTGCAGATATTCCTGGAAAGCTTCCCGACAATACGGCCAGTTGATTTCCTGCGCCAGCATCTCACAGAACAGGATCGGACGACGGGCTATATCCTCATGGGGGATCCGCATCTCTTCGATGGTACATTCACGAAGTTCGTAAGCGTACTTGGCAGCTTCGATGATCTCGTTCAGGTTCATATTGGTCTTGTTGTTGTTTTCAAGAAGATTGTTGGCCAGTCCCTGTGCTTCATCCCAGCTCATTGCTTTGCATTTTTTAGACAAAGCCTGTATTACATTCCGGGCACGCTGAGTGCGCATCAGATCACCTTCGGAACTGTCCTTCCGGATCCGCATGTAGACAACTGCGGAAACTCCGGCAGTTTTTTTGTCGATCTTATCAGAGTGATAATCAATGACCTTGCCCTCGGGGTTTTTGAAAGTATATACCCCTGTCGGATGCTTGCCGCTGTTGTACAGGTCATTTCCATTCGGATCAAACACAGTGCCTTCCCAGATTACGCCCTGCAGCTTCCTGATCTCGCTCTGCGTGTTCAGGGTAATCTGTACGCCGCCCAAATAGTCGATGATATTGGCCAGCTGCCTCCACGTGAACATAATATACTTTTCGACTCTTACGCCCAGATGCTGGCTGATTGTCTGGCAAAGCGCTTCAGGTCCCATATCATTGTAGACGTAATTGATACGGCCATGCTTTTCTTCTTTTTCCGTGGAGTCGATTTTTCGAATGATCGCATCCCGGATGATGGAGGTAAGCATAATACGGTGAGCACGCGTATCCAGGGTGACCAGCATAATACCGTCTGTATTTCCGTACATATCACGACGCTGGCCGTTCAGGGTCGGCGGCTTTGAGTTGTCCGGACGGGGATCTCTCTTCCACTGGTCGATACACAGAAGAAGATAGTGATGCTGCCCTTCGACAACAGGGGGCAGTTCTTCCATGGGAACTACTTCGATATGCTCCGGCTGACGCTCATGGGGTAATTTCTTCTTTCCCCACTCTTCGGGTGTCAGTGTAGGAGTCGGAACAGCAAGGTCGGCTGATTCTTCTGCTGCAACCAGAGGGAGAGGGAGAAGCAGCAATACCATAATCAGTGCAAATAGTTTCCGCATGGATGAATACACTCCTTTGGGATAACTGAAGATTCAACTTTAATTATAATACAGTAATGAAAAAGAAGAAAGAGGAAATTCGTAAATTTGACAAAAAGATGAAACAATTCTGAAAAGAATGAGACATATCCGGAATGCTCCGGAACCTGCGCGGATTTGCTTTTCTTTTTAAATGGTCAATGGTATAATTTATAAGCCGGGACCGGACGAGAATCCGTTCCACCGGACTAAAGCATAGAAAGACTTGGAAATGATGACGGATTATGACGTGCTGATTATCGGGGCAGGCCCCGGAGGCATTTTTACAGCTTATGAGCTGACCGAAAAAGCAGCGAAGCCTATGAAGGTGGCTGTGTTTGAGCTGGGCAGGAAACTGGACAGACGCAAATGCCCCATTGACGGAGACAAGGTTAAGTCCTGCATCCGTTGCAAGACTTGCTCCATTATGAGTGGATTTGGCGGCGCAGGCGCTTTTTCTGACGGAAAATACAACATTACAAACGACTTCGGCGGCAGCCTGCATGAACATGTGGGCAAGAAACGCGCGCTGGAACTGATGCGCTATGTGGATGAGATTAACCTGAAATACGGCGGAGAAGGAACCAAACTATACTCCACCGCCAATACAACTATCCGCAAAACCTGCCTGCAGAACGGGCTGCACCTGCTGGATGCACAGGTGCGCCATCTGGGAACGGATATCAACTATGTGGTGCTGGATAACCTGTATAATGACCTGAAGGATAAGGTGGATTTCTTCTTTGAGGCGCCTGTGGCTTCCGTGAAGCGGGAAGGTGAAAACTACACAGTCACGATGGAGGACGGGAAAAGCTATACAGCGTCCCATTGCGTTATTTCCGTCGGGCGCAGCGGCAGCAAATGGATGGAAGGCGTATGCCGGGAAATGGGAATTCCCACCAAGAGTAACCGCGTGGACATCGGCGTACGGGTGGAACTGCCTGCCCAGGTTTTCAGCCACCTGACAGATGAACTCTACGAGAGCAAGATTGTCTACCGGACAGAAAAGTTTGAAGACCTGGTCCGGACCTTCTGTATGAATCCCCATGGCGCGGTGGTCAGTGAAAATACCAACGGTATCGTGACGGTGAACGGACACAGCTATGAAGATCCGGCAAAACATACGGAAAATACAAATTTTGCACTTCTGGTCAGCAAGCATTTTTCTGAGCCATTCAAGGATTCCAACGGATATGGCGAATCCATCGCCAGGCTGAGCAATATGCTGGGTGGCGGTGTGATTGTGCAGCGCTTTGGCGACCTGGTCCGGGGACGGAGAAGCACCCCGGGGCGTATTGCCGATTCTTTCGTGACGCCGACACTGGCCGCGACACCGGGTGACCTGAGCCTGGTGATCCCGAAACGCATCCTGGATGGCATTATCGAGATGATTTATGCCCTGGACAAGATCGCACCCGGCACTGCCAATGACGATACGCTGCTCTATGGTGTTGAGGTCAAGTTCTACAATATGGAAGTGCAGCTGGACGAAAACCTCGAAACGGCCTATCCCGGCCTGTATGTGATCGGCGATGGCAGCGGAGTAACGCACAGCCTGTCACATGCCAGCGCAAGCGGAGTGCATGTGGCCAGAACAATTTTGTCTTCGACAAAACAATGAAATATCCGCCATATGGCGGATGTGAAATGTTCGCGATGCGAACATGAAATATTGAGCCTGAAGGCTCAATGTGAAATATCTGTCTAAAGACAGATGTGAAAGAAACAGACAAAACTAAACGAGGGCCGGAAGGTCCTCGTTTTTATATGGAAATCAGCTTTTCGGTGAAGGGGAGGGTGTCAGGAAGACCGGAACACTGGGCCCAGAGACGCCAGGCTGCCAGATCTGAAGGAGAGGCAGCTTTCTTCCATTCGGTAAAGGAAGTGATTACCGGAACGGGAAGGGATTTCCAAAGGGCTGTCATTTCCGGACGTTTCCGTAAGCCAAGAAGCAATGCGTGATCCGGAAGAGGCGTGTTTTCGGTATCGTTCTTCGTAATGCCCAGCAGGACAGAGGCGCACAGGCGGCTGATGCGGGCTGCCGGATAACGCCTGCCGGACAAGGCCGTGATCAGTTCTTCCCGGGTGCGGGAAACCGCGGCGGCTGAACGCACTGCATTTTCCATTCCCTCAGAGAGATCCGGAAGGAGGCTGTATTCCTCCTCTGACATGGAACGAAGGCGGGAAAGCAGCATAGCATCCAGAATGCGTTCGTCAGGAACACGGCCTTCCAGAAAACGGCGGCGCAGCAGGTCTGCAGTATATGAGGGAACAGCTTCAAATGCAGCGGTGTAGCTGCCACGCAGCAGACTGTCCCGAATGGCGGACGCAGAAGGGGAAACGGGATCGATTCCAGCAGCATGATAACTGCCTGTACGCGGGATGATGACAGGACGCAGCGACAGATTCAGACGCAGCATTGCCCGGAGATAACAGACAGCCAGGATATTGTTCGGCCGGTCCAGCAGGCCTTCGGCCTCCGGCAGCACAGAAGAAAAGGCGCCGGAGAGGGCTGCGGGATAACCCACACCTGAGGAAAGCTTTTCCTTCAGGAGAGCACTGAATGCGGGCGAAGGATTTTCCAGCAGACCGGCGGCACGGAAAAGCAGGGATTCATCCGCTGTTTCAGCACCGAAAGCCAGGTCCGTAACTCCAAGCCCGGCAAGCAGGGAAACAGCCCCCAGTGCATAGTGTTCCGCATCCCGAACTGTCCAGAGAACAGGAAGGGAGAAGACAGCATCCGCTCCGGCTTCCAGCGCCAGGCGGGCACGATCCAGCGGGGAGAGCAGGGAAAACTCCCCGCGCTGCTTAAAGCAGGGGGAGAGGACAACAAAAACCAGATCAGGCGAGACGTGCCTGACGGCTTCCGTCATATGATACAGGTGCCCGCTGTGAAAAGGATCATACTCCGCAACGACGCCGAGGATCTTCATGCGAACACCAACCTTTCTCCCGGAATGAAAAATGAAGAATGAAGGATGAAGAATGATTGATTCCATTTACATCCCGTATACATTGCATAGTAGCATTTTAGGACTTTCTTTTCAAGCAAATCGGGAGTATAATAAAGTGTGATTCTGAATTAATCAAAGGAGCTGGAAACAAGTATGAAAATTCTGGTTGTGAACGCAGGTTCTTCTTCCCTGAAGTATCAGCTGATCGACATGGACGGCGAGAAGGAGCTGGCCAAGGGCCTGGTCGAACGTATCGGCATTGAGGGCAGCAAGCTGAAGCACAGCGCCGGTGACAAAAAGACTGAGATCGCACAGGAGATCCCGGATCATGAAGCTGCTGCTCAGTTGATGCTCAAGATCCTGCAGGATCCGGAGTTCGGCGTGATCAAGAGCACTGATGAAATCGGTGCTGTCGGTCATCGGGTGCTGCACGGCGGCAGCGCGTTCACGGCCTCTGTTATTGTGAACGACGCCGCGAAACAGGCGATCCGTGACTGCTTCCCCCTGGGACCGCTGCACAATCCTGCCAACCTGATGGGTATTGAAGCCTGCGAAAAGGTCATGAAGGGCA is a window encoding:
- a CDS encoding branched-chain amino acid aminotransferase yields the protein MLDIKVTLSQNLKQKPADESALGFGRIFTDHMFLMDYEQGVGWNNARIVPYADFALDPAAMVLHYGQAIFEGTKCYRRADGGLQLFRPQANLARMTRSAERMGMPALDEETALEGLKQLVRIEEAWVPHLDGTSLYIRPTMISMDVGLGVHASKKYLFYIILSPVGAYYKEGLKPVSIYVEDAYVRAVRGGVGFTKCAGNYAASILAGDVAEKKGFSQVLWLDGVEQKYVEEVGSMNMMFAYGNKIVTPKLNGSILPGITRDSVLTLARSMGYEAEEERLDINEIFADAKSGKLTEAFGTGTAAVISPVGTLAMKDEKITIGDGGIGKVAQSLYDTLTGIQYGRLEDKFGWIIKL
- a CDS encoding zinc ribbon domain-containing protein, which translates into the protein MKCPECGQWNRASMPHCIKCGAPLNIDGASKLQWKNTLKDSGPSTAYLRADEFGQVDSTPDARDQLAGEMQELKKRKHEGAERQRRLSKKTASRPEPEVIVTDDSSEYTRRVRRVEEPVTAIRVQPVSRNEKARREQSEIWNRVRFMDENGAFVESHTYDPVPAGGYGYSQGTGSWHLAGPLSKNIAPAPEKKKGILKILLMLLVVALLGAGGYFGYRYLASQDRPDYNKDAIITASLLDDLPAHTILIPGEEGTTIYVRELHASYVVMDGFATIVVADHTWYDNLEGALEETMDVTMTPFLKTASGKQTPLPLITYPITIPISPISLESPEGLYKEVSTTMYSIKFTVRPDSRITINDQDYSDIVNDETGEVVYNATVQPIGINPYVIKVRSRYCRENTINVTLYREKQEIPLDLAVGTIGSTDKNVMRVTATTLPGSEVHILSDYSDFDITELDTTGKFSFIAIFKEVGENTITITSSREGMRTSVVNHKVYYVPRPEEYTPKAWSLSPEGYSELLNNIKVRADKHQIYVVMGTVKDIINEKPLRVVINTSEDGKSQPVVVECPEQSKFHWEKGKYYRIFADVSGVYDNMPVLIARYSYIK
- a CDS encoding LCP family protein, whose amino-acid sequence is MRKLFALIMVLLLLPLPLVAAEESADLAVPTPTLTPEEWGKKKLPHERQPEHIEVVPMEELPPVVEGQHHYLLLCIDQWKRDPRPDNSKPPTLNGQRRDMYGNTDGIMLVTLDTRAHRIMLTSIIRDAIIRKIDSTEKEEKHGRINYVYNDMGPEALCQTISQHLGVRVEKYIMFTWRQLANIIDYLGGVQITLNTQSEIRKLQGVIWEGTVFDPNGNDLYNSGKHPTGVYTFKNPEGKVIDYHSDKIDKKTAGVSAVVYMRIRKDSSEGDLMRTQRARNVIQALSKKCKAMSWDEAQGLANNLLENNNKTNMNLNEIIEAAKYAYELRECTIEEMRIPHEDIARRPILFCEMLAQEINWPYCREAFQEYLQNSFLVADDEDDDDF
- a CDS encoding NAD(P)/FAD-dependent oxidoreductase, translating into MTDYDVLIIGAGPGGIFTAYELTEKAAKPMKVAVFELGRKLDRRKCPIDGDKVKSCIRCKTCSIMSGFGGAGAFSDGKYNITNDFGGSLHEHVGKKRALELMRYVDEINLKYGGEGTKLYSTANTTIRKTCLQNGLHLLDAQVRHLGTDINYVVLDNLYNDLKDKVDFFFEAPVASVKREGENYTVTMEDGKSYTASHCVISVGRSGSKWMEGVCREMGIPTKSNRVDIGVRVELPAQVFSHLTDELYESKIVYRTEKFEDLVRTFCMNPHGAVVSENTNGIVTVNGHSYEDPAKHTENTNFALLVSKHFSEPFKDSNGYGESIARLSNMLGGGVIVQRFGDLVRGRRSTPGRIADSFVTPTLAATPGDLSLVIPKRILDGIIEMIYALDKIAPGTANDDTLLYGVEVKFYNMEVQLDENLETAYPGLYVIGDGSGVTHSLSHASASGVHVARTILSSTKQ
- a CDS encoding tRNA(Met) cytidine acetate ligase, which produces MKILGVVAEYDPFHSGHLYHMTEAVRHVSPDLVFVVLSPCFKQRGEFSLLSPLDRARLALEAGADAVFSLPVLWTVRDAEHYALGAVSLLAGLGVTDLAFGAETADESLLFRAAGLLENPSPAFSALLKEKLSSGVGYPAALSGAFSSVLPEAEGLLDRPNNILAVCYLRAMLRLNLSLRPVIIPRTGSYHAAGIDPVSPSASAIRDSLLRGSYTAAFEAVPSYTADLLRRRFLEGRVPDERILDAMLLSRLRSMSEEEYSLLPDLSEGMENAVRSAAAVSRTREELITALSGRRYPAARISRLCASVLLGITKNDTENTPLPDHALLLGLRKRPEMTALWKSLPVPVITSFTEWKKAASPSDLAAWRLWAQCSGLPDTLPFTEKLISI